The sequence AAACCACCATCTTGATTACTACTAGTAGTGGGAGAACTTGAGGATTTTTCTTTTATGGAAATATCAGCAATATCCGAAGCAAGTTTCGTTGTTTCAATACCCTCTTGCGAACTAATCTATAAATCCAAGGCATCAAATTAGAAGAATGACACTAGATATACAAATTCTTATCAAATTCTCAAGTAACTCAAATTCTTATCCTATGAAAAGTGCTTACATTGTGTAAAGAGAGATCATAGAGATGGAGACAAAGAGATATAACAATTGAGATAATGACACACAAAAATAGTTTCTGCAAGAATCTAGTGAAGGCCATCATGATTTGTCTAAGAgaacaaaattttcaaaagtagAAACCAGCATGCCACCCTTATAGTGATAACACTTTAATTAGAAAACCTCTCTTTTAATACATAGTTTCTTATCTTTAATCAGAGGCTTCTCCTAGTAGCATGCCACCCTTATAGTGATAACACTTTTTACCTTTTCTTCCCAAATTTCTAATCTTCTAATAAGAACCCTACCTTAGTCAATTCTCATCAACTCATCATGGATTTCAACAAAAGAAATCATCATAAACCAagatttctattttttgttttaaaaagaaGCTAAGTTGACCAAAATCCATTGAAAACTAAGTAAACACagagaaagaataaaaaatagtcaaacaTCAAAGAAGCAATTGAGAAGCCTAAAAAAATGCTCAGCAAAAAAAAAGGAAGTCAACAGAAAAACTTATCAAAATTAGTGTAAAGCtgtatatattatttataaaagtATAACCCATAAGCGCTCGatgtacaaaataacaagcttgCAACATTTTTTTCTAATTTCCTAACTCAATTTGTAAAAATATCCACATTTTTTTCGAAAGAAAATCCCAGATACTACTCCTAGCAATaacaaaactaataataataaaaagtaatagAAGGCTCACTTGCAAGCCATGACAGGAATGGACATGAGTGGAAATGCTTATAATTCCAAAAACAACGAAACCAATGGTGGTGCGAACCAGGTACCCTTGGGCTCTGAAATGCTTATAATTCCGAAAACAATGAAACCAATGGCAAAAAATGCTTATAACTAatactaattaaaatataatattttaccCAATATCaactaaataaaacataataaacaAACAACCCTATACCTTGTCCTTGTGGCACTTGTAGAAGACATCCCAATACCTTTTGTCTTTTTTGTCATACTTTTCTGCCACGTGTATCAGCAATTCAACTAATTAGTGCTTTAATTTCTTTGAATTTGCAGCCAATACTATTTGATTAACTAACTTTCATATATAAATTAAActtctaataaatttttttgaatcatgcacaaaataacacaaataaaGCAAGACTaattacatattaaaaataattacaaggatgctatttattattattagttaccTTGAGCTCTTGTAAGGATGAGTGACAAAACCCTCTTTAGGTGGCAGTGGCACtacatttttattaaatatatttatgaaaatattttttttataaactgaGACATGTTCTTCAACCCACTAATTAACTCTAATAATTTACACCAATTCTAAatatgcatagaaaaataagtgaatACATTAGATGAAGAAAAGCATGAAAGTAAAACTTGCTTACCCCCAAAAGAAATACTGATCTGAACCCTTATATAGGAAGGAGAAGAATTAGTAGATATAACCACCATGTAAGAATAATTCTCCTGGCTCTTCAGCTATTCAACAAAACAATAATTTGAGatgttaaaataaataattacataaaTAAGTAAAATTTTAGCTATATACTTATTCATATTTTAAAAGCGGCACAATTGCATTTACAACTGCACTTTCTTAATCGTTACCAAGTTTAAGTTAACTTAAATATCAAACAGCATCTTTAATGGTTACAAGCAAATAATTTTTTATGCCAATATATTGAATAATGAAAGCAAATTTGTTAACAATTAATAGGTACATAAGTTTATATAATCTCTCACGAACCTCTAGGAGCAAGAAATGATGCAATGATTGTGTGGAGATTTCATCccaattattcttcttctttttccccaTATACACAATATAGACctgcatatacatatatatagaacTTTATTCATTTTTGTATCTATTGTTAATCATTGTATACACTAAATTGAAAATAACTTGACACAATATAGACATGCCTATAAATATAGCAAATTATTGTCTTTTGAAATCACTGAAAGGTGAAACTTGACATTTAGTTAGTTAGTATATTACTATATTAAGGATCATAAGTATAAAACTTTGGTTCCAGAGCATGTGGCCGAACAATGCAAACATTAAAATATATAAGAAGGGAAGGCAAAGGATAGCGTATCCACTTATTACCTCAGCTGCTACCACAAGTAATCTGCACATATATTAATGAAGCGTAGTTTTTACTATTGAGATGCATAAAATCTCTTCACTATAACAGTACTATCTTAAAGCTATACTATTACATTAGAAAAGCAATACATTTTTATGCAAGTTATGTTCAATTAAGTTAATTGCCAAAAAGATTAGACCACTATATGTATATCACTTAGCTTGAATTTAAGAAATTAATACCACTGAGCCTGGAACTGGAGAATCTGTGTGCAAAATAGAAGAATCTCCTCATTGTTTTCCATCAGAAGAAAGAAAACCTTGGCAGGAGCATCAGCGACTTTGAAAGCTTCTGCGGTTGCCCGTACTAACCACAAGCTAGGGAAAACACTGAAAATTCAGCACAAGAAACTCAGAAAAGACGCACATCATGATGATGAAagtaaaaatagaaagaaaagaaaaaatacgcAGTACATACAGTTATTTCTGAACATGTTGAGGCCTTGAACCTCAAAGCATAGCATTATCTGCTAGCGACTCGAAAAAGCATATTCAATAAGCACATACACTTGACCCTCTCAAAGAACATATATACATGCTAAACACATTCCTCAATTTCCCCAATCTGAGAATATAATTAGCTTCCAAAGATTACAGAAGAGAAAAAACCCTAACCTGAGACATGATTGCAGCGAGCAGTGAGGATTACAACAGAGACGGCTCAAGCAGAGCAGCGAGGATGTGAGGCATTGACGAGCCGACAATGACCAGAGATGGCTCAGGCAGCACAAGACAAAGAAGATGGATTACATCAGCGGTGGATCCGGCAGCGCAAGGTAGAAACGGCAACAGCAGCGCAAGGCAGAGATAGCTCTAGAGGTGCAAGAAGCAGTGGTGGCAACTTCTCTATCCATTGTCGCCTTCTccatctttctcttcttcctcctttgATGGTGGATCTCCCTTTCTCTCGTTCTCTTCGTCACTCTCTGTGTCTCTCCCCATCGCCGTGCTCACTTTTTCCAACATAATGTAAAACCCTAAACCTAGCCCCTATCCTTGCTCGTTCTCGTTTGAGAAATACTTCTATTATTTCTTGTTAAGTTGAATTCGTTTTATTTCAAAATCGATGGAAAACTGAAAACTGGGAAGCAAAGCTATACCAATTATAAGATTTATTTCTGAGAGAGGTATTAAAAATTTTAGGCAACACTTAGAaggcaaattttaaaataaatttaaagacaACACTTATAAAATTTAACCTATTGACTTTATAAtaattttctttatatatttgATAGAGCAACGCTTGTTAAGTGTCTTTTAATTTATCTAAGACATCATTTATAATATGTTGGTTAAAAATATGTTGTAATAGCTCTATTTACTAGCAATTAGTATAAAGTGTTGTCTATTTTTATTTTAGGCAACTCTTTTAAAGTGTTATCTTAAAAATATGTTGCAATAGATAAAAAATGTGGTAGCGTGCCTTTAATTTTTCACATAAATCCTAGCAAGCTTCTGATGGGTGGAAAAAAGTGCTGGTtaagaaattttaataaaagtagcGTTGTCAGTACAGCCTTAACCGACGAAATTTCCACTACCAATTTAATTTGTGTCACAATTAAGATtaaataactgggagtagaatttccaggtcgtttcccaaagagttgacacaaggagcaatttattggttaggaattttctgagtatttttgaaattgagaatgagaaaaataaataattgggaAATTAAAGTAATGAACAGTAACAAGAGATGTTATATAAttgaaataaaaggccttggctaggagaagattaattggagtttctatccttgttgacctTCCTAGGTATAATAGTAAAATGTTATTGCTTCCACTTAGtgatcctctaactaataaaggaaagtcaagtaggtaacaccaactctgattcacaagtcctaatcacttcacagggaaggattagagttagtgaaaattGAGTTAGCCAGCAATTTTGAATTACAAATTAattcttgagtattccaactcaggggtttccaattaatcaactccaaagccaagttAGGAGttttactccattaacatgaatgacattttcacaaacatgtaAAGGGAGTGGATAgaagacatggtaattaaaattaaattaataaaagcaaatttggagctgataattaattgaaagaaatcaaacaagtaagggaattaaatataaaaatagttcattacattaataaattcaaaattaacaatATCCAAATCTGGCCACAAGCAATTAAATggaaacaaaagagtagagtgaTAGAAAGGCAAACTATAACGATGAAGACTTCAATTGAAGGTAGTATCAGCTCCCTCAATATCCAATCAAAAGCCAAAACAAATAAGAACACTAAGAACCTAGGAGAAGTGGtgttttttctctaaaatttaaaactaaaatctaAAACTAAGTGAAAGTGAATGTCTGTTCTGTCTCAGCTTGCCCCCTGcatctagtctgtgtttttggggtTAATGAAAGCTGGGAACACATAAAAGAGCACCGAACCCTCACttgaagtgtatatgcactctaatcgctcaagtgtttggggttaatccaCTCGaatctcctctagtcatgctttctaaaacttgttcttcatctaaccaatcaacaaatatttagtatataaATGCAAACttcatgagggcttttcaaggttgtaatggggctaaggtaagggtgaggatatatgtatggccaagtgagctatcatttgaatctttgactaacttgagttctcacctaacacatacttACTCTCTATACAATTCTCAAATCAAGCTTAGCCAtccaaaatctcacttttgcaTAATTTCACAAACTCATGTATCAATTCTAAttccaccacatatgcattgatctttttattgaacttaacattggggtgattttatcccctattcatttatttcatCTTTGGAggcacctttttttttctttttctttttcttttcttttttatataaatgaaagcataatatatcaatgcatatgggatatATTATGACAAATATTTGggatatatcaatgcatatgacaAATATTGAGaatgtgtttttcttttttcttttctcaatatttgtcaataaaaacaaaacacattctcatcaatCAAAGTTCCcacattttcccacacttagttgacatacatggtgcacgaaattgtgatcgttcattccttggtaccGGTgttgaaaacttaatacgcacgttcataatcttagttctttgtcacaactttgcacaactaaccagcaagtgcactgcgtcgtccaagtaataaaccttacgtgagtaagggtcgatcccatggagattttcggtttgaagcaagctatggtcaccttgtaaatctcagtcaggaagattcaattggttatggagatttgataattaaaatataattaaaatataaaataggatagaaatacttatgtaattcattggtgagaattttagataagcgtatggcaatgcttttattccttctgaacctctgctttcctactgcttttatccaatcattcatactcctttccatggcaagctgtatattgggcatcaccgttgtcaatggctacatcccgtcctctcagtgaaaatggtccaaatacgctgtcaccgcacggctaatcatctgtcggttctcgatcatgttggaataggatccattgatccttttgcgtctgtcactacgcccaacactcgcaagtttgaagctcgtcacagtcatcccttcccagatcctactcggaataccacagacaaggtttagactttctggatctcaagaatggccgccaataattctagcctataccacgaagactctgatcataaatcaggaggctaagagatatgcattcaagcttgcctTTCaagtagaatggaagtgtttgtcaggcatgcgttcataagtgagaatggtgatgagcgtcacataatcatcacattcatcatgttcttgggtgcgaatgaatatcttagaataagaataagcttgaattgaatagaaaagcagtagtactttgcattaattcatgaggaacagcagagctccacaccttaatctttgtggtgtagaaactccaccgttgaaaatacataagtgaaaatagggtagacatggccgagtggccagcctcccatggaggtctagagatctaaaaatgatcaaaagatNNNNNNNNNNNNNNNNNNcactttgagtgcagggaggtcagaatccaacagcatctgcagttcttcttTAGcgtctaaatctgatttttgcccaagtccctaaatttcagccagaaattacctgaaatcatagaaaaatacagaaactcatagtaaagtccagaaatatgatttttatttaaaaactaataaaaatatactaaaaactaactaaatcatactaaaaactatgtaaaaacagtgccaaaaagcgtataaattatccgctcatcacaacaccaaacttacattgttgcttgtccccaagcaactgaaaattaaataggataaaaagaagagaatatactataaattccaaatatcaatgaaacttagctccaattagatgagcgggactagtagctttttgcctctgaacatttttggcatctcactttatcctttgaagttcagaatgattggcatctataggaagtcagaattcagatagtgttattgattcttctagttcagtatgctgattcttgaacacagctactttatgagtcttggtcgtggccctaagcactttgttttccagtattaccaccgcaCACatgaatgccacagacacataattgggtgaaccttttcagattgtgactcagctttgctaaagtccccaattagaggtgtccagggttcttaagcacactctgtttttgctttggacctcgactttaaccgctcagtctcaagcttttggcttgacaccttcatgccacaagcacatagttagggacagcttggtttagccgcttaggccaggattttattcctttgggccctcctatccattgatgctcaaagccttggattctttctattacccttgacttttggtttaaagggttactggctttttgctcttgccttttggtttaaagagctcttggctttttctgcttgctttttttctttttctttcttttatttttttcgccaattttcttttattttttttgtaagcttttctctattcgctgctttttcttgcttcaagaattatttttatgatttttcatatcatcaaataacatttctcctttttcatcattctttcaagagccaacaattttaacattcataaacaacaaattcaaaaaaagtgcatcccttgaggtatctcagggatttcatggtgaggaatttcctcatgctcttgttgaggtccatgatctcttgtttgctccatccttttcttagtgatgggcttgtcctcatcaatgaggatgtctccctctgtgtcaattccagccgaattacagaggtggcaaatgaggtgaggaaaggctaaccttgccaaagtggaggacttgtcagccaccttgtaaagttcttgaggtataatctcatgaacttccacttcctccccaatcatgatactatggatcatgatggcccagtctacagtaacttcaaaccggttgctagtaggaataattgagcgttggatgaactccaaccatcctctagctacaggcttaaggtctggtcttctcaattgaaccggcttgcctcttgagtcaactttccattgagctccttccacccatatgtccatgaggacttggtccaacctttgatcaaagttgacccttctagtgtaggggcgtgcgttttcttgcatcattggcaagttgaacgccaaccttacattttccggactgaaatctaagtatttcccccgaactatggtaag is a genomic window of Arachis ipaensis cultivar K30076 chromosome B06, Araip1.1, whole genome shotgun sequence containing:
- the LOC110263726 gene encoding uncharacterized protein LOC110263726, with product MCRLLVVAAEVYIVYMGKKKKNNWDEISTQSLHHFLLLECHCHLKRVLSLILTRAQEKYDKKDKRYWDVFYKCHKDKISSQEGIETTKLASDIADISIKEKSSSSPTTSSNQDGGFLWKDGFTNNSNSIKEDNVSSLSFTVTSATSCQPNELNKKLVMSDGMNSIQRSSELKSLVAKPAAQINVPFEKGYSQMDWLKLTRTHPDLASSLT